One genomic window of Dermacentor andersoni chromosome 8, qqDerAnde1_hic_scaffold, whole genome shotgun sequence includes the following:
- the LOC126525757 gene encoding uncharacterized protein, which translates to MSGSESAAGPGSPPPVPALLIRKGSKSSTSSKSSKDRSSRETRYVHGQPKVPPPLDIFSREHSSMASPITSPSTGLNAAQSTAQGHAQAEAARRGPAQDPAQASAQQGGTGNPRQ; encoded by the exons ATGTCGGGCTCCGAGTCGGCGGCGGGACCGGGTTCCCCTCCACCTGTTCCCGCTCTTCTCATCCGGAAAGGGTCCAAGTCCTCGACATCCTCGAAGTCTTCCAAGGACCGCTCCAGCCGTGAAACGCGCTACGTGCACGGCCAGCCCAAG GTCCCACCACCGCTGGACATCTTCTCCAGAGAACATTCGTCCATGGCGTCCCCAATAACGTCGCCTTCAACGGGGCTCAACGCGGCGCAGAGCACGGCGCAGGGCCACGCGCAGGCAGAAGCGGCTCGGCGAGGCCCAGCGCAGGATCCGGCCCAAGCTTCAGCACAGCAGGGTGGCACGGGCAATCCTCGACAATAG